A single region of the Lepus europaeus isolate LE1 chromosome 1, mLepTim1.pri, whole genome shotgun sequence genome encodes:
- the LOC133769922 gene encoding TIP41-like protein: MMIHGFQSSHQDFSFGPWKLTAAKTHIMKSADVEKLADELHMPSLPEMMFGDNVLRIQHGSGFGIEFNATDALRCVNNYQGMLKVACAEEWQESRTEGEHSKEVIKPYDWTYTTDYKGTLLGESLKLKVVPTTDHIDTEKLKAREQIKFFEEVLLFEDELHDHGVSSLSVKIRVMPSSFFLLLRFFLRIDGVLIRMNDTRLYHEADKTYML, translated from the coding sequence ATGATGATCCACGGCTTCCAGAGCAGCCACCAGGACTTCTCCTTCGGGCCCTGGAAGCTGACGGCGGCCAAGACCCACATCATGAAGTCAGCGGATGTGGAGAAGTTAGCTGATGAATTGCACATGCCGTCTCTCCCCGAAATGATGTTTGGAGACAACGTTTTAAGGATCCAGCATGGTTCTGGCTTTGGGATTGAGTTCAATGCTACAGATGCGTTAAGATGTGTGAACAACTACCAAGGCATGCTCAAAGTAGCCTGTGCTGAAGAGTGGCAGGAAAGCAGGACGGAGGGTGAACACTCCAAAGAAGTTATTAAACCATACGATTGGACCTATACAACAGATTATAAGGGAACATTACTTGGAGAATCTCTTAAGTTAAAGGTTGTACCTACGACAGATCATATAGATACGGAGAAGTTGAAAGCCAGAGAACAAATCAAGTTTTTTGAAGAAGTTCTTCTATTTGAGGATGAACTTCATGATCATGGAGTTTCAAGCTTGAGTGTGAAAATTAGAGTGATGCCTTCTAGCTTTTTCCTGCTGTTGCGATTTTTCTTGAGAATTGATGGGGTGCTTATTAGAATGAATGACACGAGGCTTTACCACGAGGCTGACAAGACCTACATGCTATGA